One Curtobacterium herbarum genomic window carries:
- a CDS encoding ABC transporter ATP-binding protein, translated as MSQVPHREPAPTPARPSTARAIARIWPYVKPYRWRLFGGMLAALGASVVALVIPYVLQALVDGPLASGDGSRIWPAGLGVLALGILEAFFIASRRKMVMRPSTRIEASMRNALYAKLQDLPVAFHDRWESGQLLSRSVSDLSLIRRWLAFGIVLLVVNVVTIVIGFGVLFTFGWQLGLIFLVASIPVWVNSVLFERKYSIVARRSQDQVGDLATSVEQSVHGIRVLKAFGRGRYKLDEFAEQAEQLRGTEIEKAKAIAAIWFWLLLVPDVAFALCLLAGIWLASQGELSVGQLFAFFATATVLRFPIESIGFFLSMTFDTRTAVDRFFEVMDSENTITDPAAPKTIAEPHGALSFNATHFRYQDSPPQFPDLVNGVELQLRPGETMALVGLTGSGKTTLLSLVPRLYDVTGGSVTIDGVDVRDLTRAELRRHVGVAFEDATLFSSSVRDNVLLGRPDLSGAEADRVMREALDIAQASFVDDLPDGVDTRVGEEGLSLSGGQRQRLALARAIAARPSVLVLDDPLSALDVDTEARVEAGLRRVLAETTSLIVAHRPSTVTLADRVALMENGRVTAVGTHSELMATNEHYRFVISSLDDDDAEDREEAMA; from the coding sequence ATGTCCCAGGTACCCCACCGGGAACCGGCGCCGACACCGGCGCGCCCATCCACCGCCCGCGCGATCGCGCGCATCTGGCCCTACGTCAAGCCGTACCGATGGCGGCTCTTCGGCGGCATGCTGGCGGCGCTCGGCGCCTCCGTCGTCGCGCTCGTCATCCCCTACGTGCTGCAGGCACTCGTCGACGGACCGCTCGCGTCCGGTGACGGCAGCCGCATCTGGCCCGCCGGACTCGGCGTGCTGGCGCTCGGCATCCTCGAGGCGTTCTTCATCGCCTCCCGCCGGAAGATGGTCATGCGGCCGTCGACCCGGATCGAGGCGAGCATGCGCAACGCGCTGTACGCCAAGCTGCAGGACCTGCCCGTCGCGTTCCACGACCGCTGGGAGTCCGGGCAGCTGCTGTCCCGCTCGGTGTCCGACCTGTCGCTGATCCGCCGCTGGTTGGCCTTCGGCATCGTGCTGCTCGTCGTCAACGTCGTGACGATCGTCATCGGCTTCGGCGTGCTGTTCACCTTCGGGTGGCAGCTCGGCCTGATCTTCCTGGTCGCCTCGATCCCGGTCTGGGTGAACAGCGTCCTGTTCGAGCGGAAGTACTCGATCGTCGCCCGCCGCAGCCAGGACCAGGTCGGCGACCTGGCCACCAGCGTCGAACAGTCGGTGCACGGCATCCGCGTGCTCAAGGCGTTCGGTCGCGGCCGGTACAAGCTCGACGAGTTCGCCGAGCAGGCCGAACAGCTGCGCGGCACCGAGATCGAGAAGGCGAAGGCGATCGCCGCGATCTGGTTCTGGCTGCTGCTCGTGCCGGACGTGGCGTTCGCGCTCTGTCTGCTCGCCGGCATCTGGCTCGCCAGCCAGGGGGAACTGAGCGTCGGCCAGCTGTTCGCGTTCTTCGCGACGGCGACCGTGCTGCGGTTCCCGATCGAGTCGATCGGCTTCTTCCTGTCGATGACGTTCGACACCCGCACCGCCGTCGACCGGTTCTTCGAGGTCATGGACTCCGAGAACACGATCACCGACCCGGCAGCGCCGAAGACCATCGCCGAGCCGCACGGAGCGCTGTCGTTCAACGCGACGCACTTCCGTTACCAGGACTCCCCGCCGCAGTTCCCCGACCTGGTGAACGGCGTCGAGCTGCAGCTGCGGCCGGGCGAGACGATGGCGCTCGTCGGGCTCACCGGGTCCGGCAAGACGACGCTGCTCTCACTCGTCCCGCGGCTGTACGACGTGACCGGGGGATCGGTCACGATCGACGGTGTCGACGTCCGCGACCTCACCCGCGCCGAACTCCGCCGCCACGTCGGGGTCGCGTTCGAGGACGCCACGCTCTTCTCGTCCAGCGTCCGCGACAACGTCCTGCTCGGTCGGCCGGACCTGTCCGGTGCCGAGGCCGACCGCGTGATGCGTGAGGCGCTCGACATCGCGCAGGCGTCCTTCGTCGACGACCTGCCGGACGGCGTCGACACCCGCGTCGGCGAAGAGGGGCTGTCCCTCTCCGGCGGCCAGCGGCAGCGTCTGGCACTCGCCCGGGCGATCGCCGCGCGGCCCAGCGTGCTCGTCCTCGATGACCCGCTGTCCGCGCTCGACGTCGACACCGAGGCGCGCGTCGAGGCCGGGCTCCGCCGGGTCCTCGCCGAGACGACCTCGCTGATCGTCGCCCACCGTCCGTCCACCGTGACCCTCGCCGACCGCGTGGCACTCATGGAGAACGGGCGCGTCACCGCCGTCGGCACCCACTCGGAGCTGATGGCCACCAACGAGCACTACCGCTTCGTCATCTCGTCGCTCGACGACGACGACGCCGAGGACCGAGAGGAGGCGATGGCATGA
- the purH gene encoding bifunctional phosphoribosylaminoimidazolecarboxamide formyltransferase/IMP cyclohydrolase: MSVHAADPSLYRDRDVVPVRRALISVSDKSGLLELAGALADSGVELVSTGSTAQTIRDAGYAVTDVASVTGFPESLDGRVKTLHPAVHAGLLADLRLASHEQQLADLGIAPFELVVVNLYPFVETVASGADTATVVENVDIGGPAMVRASAKNHPNVAIVVSPSSYAEVVEAVRAGGTTLELRKRLAAQAFGHTAAYDTAVASYFASEVVVPTDTAAPSSASGPSTDTGLEAPSAFPEHLTFSADHATTLRYGENAHQAAALYTSTSGTGIAQATQLHGKEMSYNNYVDADAAVRAAYDFTEPAVAIIKHANPCGIAVAAPDAGDPIASAHAAAHACDPLSAFGGVIAANRTVTRGMAETIADIFTEVVVAPAFDPDALEVLSRKKNIRLLTLPGDFALAAQEVKQISGGFLVQDADRFTTFDQSSWTLVSGEPADEQTLADLAFAWKASRAVKSNAILLANQGASVGVGMGQVNRVDSCHLAVNRAGDRAAGSVAASDAFFPFADGLQVLLDAGVRAVAQPGGSLRDDEVIQAATAAGVTMYLTGERHFFH; this comes from the coding sequence CGAGCCCTCATCTCGGTGAGTGACAAGTCGGGGCTGCTCGAGCTCGCCGGTGCGCTCGCCGACAGCGGTGTCGAACTCGTCTCGACGGGCTCCACCGCCCAGACCATCCGCGACGCCGGGTACGCCGTCACGGACGTCGCGAGCGTCACCGGCTTCCCGGAGTCGCTCGACGGGCGCGTGAAGACCCTGCACCCGGCCGTGCACGCGGGGCTCCTCGCGGACCTGCGGCTCGCGTCGCACGAGCAGCAGCTCGCCGACCTCGGCATCGCCCCGTTCGAGCTCGTCGTCGTCAACCTGTACCCGTTCGTCGAGACGGTCGCCTCGGGCGCGGACACCGCCACCGTGGTCGAGAACGTCGACATCGGCGGCCCGGCGATGGTCCGTGCGTCGGCGAAGAACCACCCGAACGTCGCGATCGTGGTGTCCCCGTCGTCCTACGCCGAGGTTGTCGAGGCCGTCCGCGCCGGCGGCACGACGCTCGAGCTGCGCAAGCGTCTCGCGGCGCAGGCCTTCGGCCACACCGCGGCGTACGACACCGCGGTGGCCAGCTACTTCGCGTCCGAGGTCGTCGTCCCGACCGACACCGCGGCACCGTCCTCCGCGTCCGGTCCGTCCACGGACACCGGCCTGGAGGCCCCGAGCGCGTTCCCGGAGCACCTCACGTTCTCCGCGGACCACGCCACGACCCTCCGCTACGGCGAGAACGCCCACCAGGCCGCCGCGCTCTACACGAGCACGAGCGGCACCGGGATCGCCCAGGCGACGCAGCTGCACGGCAAGGAGATGTCGTACAACAACTACGTCGACGCCGATGCCGCGGTCCGTGCCGCGTACGACTTCACCGAGCCGGCCGTCGCGATCATCAAGCACGCCAACCCCTGCGGCATCGCGGTCGCCGCCCCCGACGCCGGTGACCCGATCGCCTCGGCGCACGCCGCCGCCCACGCGTGCGACCCCCTGTCGGCCTTCGGCGGCGTCATCGCGGCGAACCGGACGGTGACCCGCGGGATGGCCGAGACCATCGCCGACATCTTCACCGAGGTCGTCGTCGCCCCCGCCTTCGACCCGGACGCGCTCGAGGTCCTGTCCCGGAAGAAGAACATCCGCCTGCTCACGCTGCCGGGGGACTTCGCGCTCGCCGCGCAGGAGGTCAAGCAGATCTCCGGCGGGTTCCTGGTGCAGGACGCCGACCGCTTCACGACGTTCGACCAGTCGAGCTGGACGCTGGTCTCCGGCGAGCCCGCCGACGAGCAGACCCTGGCGGACCTGGCGTTCGCGTGGAAGGCCAGCCGCGCGGTGAAGTCGAACGCGATCCTCCTGGCGAACCAGGGCGCGAGCGTCGGCGTCGGCATGGGGCAGGTCAACCGGGTCGACTCGTGCCACCTCGCGGTGAACCGGGCCGGGGACCGTGCCGCCGGTTCGGTCGCGGCCTCGGACGCGTTCTTCCCGTTCGCCGACGGCCTGCAGGTGCTCCTCGACGCGGGCGTCCGCGCGGTCGCCCAGCCCGGTGGCAGCCTCCGCGACGACGAGGTCATCCAGGCGGCGACGGCTGCCGGCGTGACGATGTACCTCACCGGCGAACGCCACTTCTTCCACTGA
- a CDS encoding DUF805 domain-containing protein — MSHNDGQSDDVQPGGVALRDPFVGAPFTEAVRRFWRKYTVFTGRASRSEFWWWWLTSFAIGLVLQLVPQAFTPDAPLLENPVGSYLFVLWAVVTLIGGLALGARRLHDANRSGFWQFLHVLPGIGSLVLFVMFLLPSNPKGTRFDLLPGAAATTARKR, encoded by the coding sequence ATGAGCCACAACGACGGACAGTCGGACGACGTGCAGCCGGGCGGTGTCGCGCTGCGCGACCCGTTCGTCGGGGCACCCTTCACGGAGGCCGTCCGACGGTTCTGGCGGAAGTACACCGTGTTCACCGGGCGGGCGTCGCGCTCCGAGTTCTGGTGGTGGTGGCTGACCTCGTTCGCGATCGGCCTGGTGCTGCAGCTCGTGCCGCAGGCGTTCACCCCGGACGCCCCGCTGCTGGAGAACCCGGTCGGCTCGTACCTGTTCGTGCTGTGGGCGGTCGTCACCCTGATCGGTGGGCTCGCCCTGGGCGCGCGACGACTGCACGACGCGAACCGGTCCGGCTTCTGGCAGTTCCTGCACGTGCTGCCGGGCATCGGGTCGCTCGTGCTGTTCGTGATGTTCCTGCTGCCGTCGAACCCGAAGGGCACCCGGTTCGACCTGCTGCCCGGCGCGGCGGCGACGACCGCGCGGAAGCGCTAG
- a CDS encoding MGMT family protein — MPEPVDFGAEVAAVVRAIPPAHVMTYGDVAAVLGSRASRAVGKVMAHEGADLPWWRVVRAGGLPPVRHEARALERYRVEGTPLRWSRDGASWRLDMPRARWSGPEDGWPADGWPEDGRPDDGRPDDGLPAG; from the coding sequence GTGCCGGAACCGGTCGACTTCGGGGCCGAGGTCGCCGCGGTCGTCCGGGCGATCCCGCCGGCGCACGTCATGACGTACGGCGACGTCGCCGCGGTGCTCGGCTCGCGTGCGTCCCGCGCGGTCGGCAAGGTGATGGCGCACGAGGGCGCCGACCTGCCGTGGTGGCGGGTCGTGCGTGCCGGCGGGCTGCCGCCGGTGCGCCACGAGGCGCGTGCCCTCGAGCGGTACCGCGTCGAGGGGACGCCGCTGCGGTGGTCGCGGGACGGTGCGTCCTGGAGGCTCGACATGCCCCGGGCGCGCTGGTCAGGACCCGAGGACGGCTGGCCCGCGGACGGCTGGCCAGAAGACGGTCGGCCAGACGACGGTCGGCCAGACGACGGCCTGCCGGCGGGCTAG
- a CDS encoding IS481 family transposase has protein sequence MSHANAALTPRARLRLAKLIVEGSWPATMAAKLFMVSPVTARKWAARYRAEGAAGMTDRSSRPHRIPAKTPPELVKQIVKARWRRRLGPVQIGGELGLPASTVHAVLVRCRINRLSHIDRITGEPIRRYEHDKPGAMIHVDVTKFGNIPDGGGWRFVGRQQGDRNRAATPDKPRSATRGPLIGRAFVHTVIDDHSRVAYAEIHTDEKAITAIGVLQRAVAWFTDRGVTVERVLSDNGSAYTSHAWADACSVLGITPKKTRPYRPQTNGKIERFHRTLGEGWAYARFYSSETERRAALPGWLHFYNHHRTHSAIGAPPISRLNNLPGHHS, from the coding sequence GTGTCCCACGCTAACGCTGCGCTGACCCCGCGTGCCCGTCTTCGCCTCGCGAAGCTGATCGTCGAGGGCAGTTGGCCCGCGACCATGGCGGCGAAACTGTTCATGGTGTCTCCAGTCACAGCCCGGAAATGGGCTGCCCGGTATCGAGCCGAGGGTGCTGCGGGAATGACGGATCGATCCAGCCGCCCGCACCGGATACCAGCGAAGACGCCGCCGGAACTGGTCAAGCAGATCGTGAAGGCGAGGTGGCGGCGCCGCCTCGGGCCGGTGCAGATCGGCGGTGAGCTGGGCCTGCCGGCGTCGACGGTGCATGCGGTCCTGGTGCGGTGCCGCATCAACCGGCTGTCACACATCGATCGGATCACCGGTGAGCCGATCCGCCGCTACGAACATGACAAGCCCGGTGCGATGATCCACGTGGACGTGACGAAGTTCGGCAACATCCCTGACGGTGGTGGCTGGCGGTTCGTTGGGCGGCAGCAGGGCGACCGGAACCGGGCAGCGACACCGGACAAACCACGATCAGCAACCAGAGGACCGTTGATCGGTCGGGCGTTCGTGCACACCGTCATCGACGACCACTCCCGCGTCGCCTACGCGGAGATCCACACCGACGAGAAAGCGATCACCGCGATCGGTGTCCTGCAACGAGCTGTTGCCTGGTTCACCGATCGCGGCGTCACGGTCGAGCGGGTGCTCTCCGACAACGGATCCGCCTACACGTCCCACGCCTGGGCCGACGCATGCTCCGTGCTCGGGATCACACCGAAGAAAACTCGCCCGTACCGGCCGCAGACGAACGGGAAGATCGAGCGGTTCCACCGCACCCTCGGCGAGGGCTGGGCATACGCCCGCTTCTACAGCTCAGAGACCGAACGCCGAGCGGCACTCCCCGGCTGGCTCCACTTCTACAATCACCACAGAACCCACTCCGCCATCGGAGCGCCACCCATCAGCAGACTCAACAACCTGCCTGGACACCACAGCTAG
- a CDS encoding ROK family transcriptional regulator — protein MAEHRRGANLPSLGGFNRTVVLDAVRRSRDGLSRVELAARTGLSPQTVSNVTRFLIDAGMIVESGTVVSGRGKPRTILRLEARSRFAIGVHVDPAVVTYVLLDLVGAVVAETTTSTPNAEDPDQVVRTMAAAVDGLVRRSGVAPDSVLGVGIASPGPIDAAAGVVLDPPFLPRWRDVALRDALGDATGYPVLLEKDVTAAAVGEVFLERGAAARDFAFVYFGTGFGVGLVVDHEPVRGSGANAGDAGHIMIDQGSLAGTADGDGTRGEVGATVMPDRLVRIALERGIALGDGLPDDGVSGAGLPGDGATDDGASGAGLPDDSIAVDLAAVDRAWDALGAAIAAGDPAAQALAAEIGTVMGRAVVVIVNLLDLDRVVFGGPFWSRISATALPAATAAISGSPILVPKHPVTVVESRRGTDVAAVGAACLVLDAALSPRASTMLIAH, from the coding sequence ATGGCGGAGCATCGGCGCGGGGCGAACCTGCCGTCGCTGGGCGGGTTCAACCGCACGGTCGTGCTCGACGCCGTCCGCCGGTCGCGCGACGGTCTGAGCCGCGTCGAGCTCGCCGCCCGGACCGGCCTCAGCCCGCAGACCGTGTCGAACGTCACCCGGTTCCTCATCGACGCCGGCATGATCGTCGAGTCCGGCACCGTCGTGTCCGGTCGCGGCAAGCCGCGCACGATCCTCCGACTGGAGGCGCGCAGCCGGTTCGCGATCGGGGTGCACGTCGACCCCGCGGTCGTCACCTACGTGCTGCTCGACCTGGTTGGCGCGGTCGTCGCCGAGACCACCACCTCCACCCCGAACGCCGAGGACCCGGACCAGGTCGTCCGGACGATGGCGGCCGCCGTCGACGGGCTGGTCCGCCGCTCCGGGGTCGCCCCGGACAGCGTGCTCGGTGTCGGCATCGCGTCGCCGGGGCCGATCGACGCGGCCGCCGGCGTCGTGCTCGACCCGCCGTTCCTGCCGCGGTGGCGGGACGTCGCGCTGCGGGACGCCCTGGGTGACGCGACCGGCTACCCGGTGCTCCTCGAGAAGGACGTCACCGCTGCGGCCGTGGGCGAGGTGTTCCTCGAGCGGGGTGCGGCGGCCCGGGACTTCGCGTTCGTGTACTTCGGCACCGGGTTCGGCGTCGGGCTCGTCGTCGACCACGAGCCCGTCCGCGGCTCGGGCGCCAACGCCGGGGACGCCGGCCACATCATGATCGACCAGGGCTCGCTCGCCGGGACCGCCGACGGGGACGGGACGCGCGGCGAGGTCGGCGCGACGGTGATGCCCGACCGGCTGGTGCGGATCGCGCTCGAGCGGGGGATCGCGCTGGGCGACGGCCTGCCCGACGACGGGGTGTCCGGGGCTGGCCTGCCGGGCGACGGGGCGACCGACGACGGGGCGTCCGGGGCTGGCCTGCCCGACGACAGCATCGCGGTGGACCTGGCGGCCGTCGACCGAGCGTGGGACGCCCTCGGTGCAGCCATCGCGGCGGGGGACCCGGCGGCGCAGGCCCTCGCGGCGGAGATCGGCACGGTGATGGGGCGGGCCGTCGTCGTCATCGTGAACCTGCTCGACCTCGACCGGGTGGTGTTCGGCGGACCGTTCTGGTCGCGGATCAGTGCCACGGCCCTCCCGGCTGCGACGGCTGCGATCTCCGGTTCGCCGATCCTCGTGCCGAAGCACCCGGTGACCGTCGTCGAGAGCCGACGGGGCACCGACGTCGCCGCGGTCGGGGCGGCCTGCCTGGTGCTCGACGCGGCCCTGTCGCCGCGGGCGAGCACGATGCTCATCGCGCACTGA
- a CDS encoding GNAT family N-acetyltransferase, whose translation MTDLRLEELSAATAAAANSLTLKPGQEQFVQPTSYAQAESDVKPSASWPRVVLDGDEVVGLIIGSFDAENAQEELRSCIWRVNVAANAQGRGVGRFAVHGLAEEARKRGFERLTVVYEPGTGSPAAFFEAIGFAVVGETQYGDHFAALTL comes from the coding sequence ATGACGGACCTCCGCCTCGAAGAACTCTCCGCAGCGACCGCCGCCGCGGCCAACTCGCTGACGCTGAAGCCGGGGCAGGAGCAGTTCGTCCAGCCGACCTCCTACGCGCAGGCCGAGTCGGACGTCAAGCCGAGCGCCTCCTGGCCCCGCGTCGTCCTCGACGGGGACGAGGTCGTCGGCCTCATCATCGGCAGCTTCGACGCCGAGAACGCGCAGGAAGAACTCCGCAGCTGCATCTGGCGCGTCAACGTCGCCGCGAACGCGCAGGGCCGCGGCGTCGGTCGCTTCGCCGTCCACGGCCTGGCGGAAGAGGCCCGGAAGCGCGGCTTCGAGCGCCTCACCGTCGTCTACGAACCGGGCACCGGCAGCCCCGCGGCGTTCTTCGAGGCCATCGGCTTCGCGGTCGTCGGCGAGACGCAGTACGGCGACCACTTCGCAGCGCTGACGCTGTAG
- a CDS encoding ABC transporter ATP-binding protein — protein MTVHGTRGEEREDFTKAESRRLRGRSLSLLSSLAAPLKARLWGIAVVVVLSTGGQVAGPTLIAWGIDNALPAVLDRDDWMPAFLVVGLYITIAVVGAVLTAWYTVLAARISQAILFDLRKRVFLHTQRLSLEFHETYTSGRIISRQTSDLDSIRELLDSGLNQLIQGVLYMVFTAVALVFLDPTSGLVLAIALVPLWFLTRWFQQRSSQLFRSTRTTSARVIVHFVETMTGIRAVQAFRKESRNETEYGEQVELNRQANARVFNLFGIFDPGLVLIGNATLAAVVVVGGFRVVSGSLEIGALLAVALYAKRFFDPAQELAMFYNSYQSASAAMEKISGVLEERPSVPDPAKPTKLPDARGRIDFDHVEFAYTADRVVLPEFDLHIPSGQTIALVGSTGAGKSTLAKLMARFYDPTSGTVTLDGIDLRDLDPKDMRRAIVMVTQEAYLFSGSVADNIELGRPGASRAEIESAAKAVGAHEFIMALPDGYDTDVNKRGGRVSAGQRQLLSFARAFLADPKVLILDEATASLDIPSERLVQEGLETLLADRTAVIIAHRLSTVAIAHRVLVMEYGRIVEDGTPADLIAGTGRFAQLHAAWRDSLV, from the coding sequence ATCACCGTGCACGGGACACGCGGCGAGGAGCGCGAGGACTTCACGAAGGCCGAGAGCCGTCGCCTCCGCGGTCGTTCGCTGTCGCTGCTCAGCTCGCTCGCGGCACCGCTCAAGGCCCGGCTGTGGGGCATCGCCGTCGTCGTGGTGCTCTCCACCGGCGGGCAGGTCGCCGGCCCGACGCTGATCGCCTGGGGCATCGACAACGCCCTGCCCGCCGTGCTCGACCGGGACGACTGGATGCCGGCGTTCCTGGTCGTCGGGCTGTACATCACGATCGCGGTCGTCGGTGCGGTCCTCACCGCCTGGTACACGGTGCTGGCGGCGCGGATCAGCCAGGCGATCCTCTTCGACCTCCGCAAGCGGGTGTTCCTGCACACGCAGCGGCTGTCGCTGGAGTTCCACGAGACCTACACGTCCGGGCGGATCATCTCGCGGCAGACGAGCGACCTGGACTCCATCCGCGAACTGCTCGACTCCGGGTTGAACCAGCTCATCCAGGGCGTGCTGTACATGGTGTTCACCGCGGTGGCGCTCGTGTTCCTCGACCCGACCTCGGGCCTGGTGCTCGCGATCGCCCTGGTGCCGCTGTGGTTCCTGACGCGGTGGTTCCAGCAGCGTTCGTCGCAGCTGTTCCGCTCCACCCGGACGACGAGTGCCCGCGTGATCGTGCACTTCGTCGAGACGATGACGGGCATCCGGGCGGTGCAGGCGTTCCGGAAGGAGTCCCGCAACGAGACCGAGTACGGCGAGCAGGTCGAGCTGAACCGGCAGGCCAACGCCCGCGTGTTCAACCTGTTCGGGATCTTCGACCCGGGCCTGGTCCTCATCGGCAACGCGACCCTGGCGGCCGTCGTCGTGGTCGGCGGCTTCCGCGTCGTCAGCGGATCGCTGGAGATCGGTGCGCTGCTCGCGGTCGCGCTGTACGCCAAGCGGTTCTTCGACCCGGCGCAGGAACTCGCGATGTTCTACAACAGCTACCAGTCGGCGTCGGCGGCGATGGAGAAGATCTCCGGCGTCCTCGAGGAGCGGCCGAGCGTGCCGGACCCCGCGAAGCCGACGAAGCTGCCGGACGCCCGGGGCCGGATCGACTTCGACCACGTGGAGTTCGCGTACACGGCCGACCGGGTGGTGCTGCCGGAGTTCGACCTGCACATCCCGTCCGGCCAGACGATCGCGCTCGTCGGGTCCACGGGTGCCGGCAAGTCGACGCTCGCGAAGCTGATGGCCCGGTTCTACGATCCGACCTCGGGCACGGTGACGCTCGACGGCATCGACCTGCGGGACCTCGACCCGAAGGACATGCGCCGCGCCATCGTCATGGTGACGCAGGAGGCGTACCTGTTCTCCGGTTCGGTCGCGGACAACATCGAGCTCGGCCGACCGGGGGCGTCGCGTGCGGAGATCGAGTCGGCGGCGAAGGCCGTCGGCGCGCACGAGTTCATCATGGCGCTGCCGGACGGCTACGACACCGACGTGAACAAACGGGGCGGCCGCGTGTCGGCGGGTCAGCGGCAGCTGCTGTCGTTCGCCCGGGCGTTCCTCGCCGACCCGAAGGTGCTCATCCTCGACGAGGCCACGGCGTCGCTCGACATCCCGTCGGAGCGCCTGGTGCAGGAGGGTCTCGAGACCCTGCTCGCCGACCGCACCGCCGTGATCATCGCGCACCGCCTGTCCACGGTCGCGATCGCCCACCGGGTGCTCGTGATGGAGTACGGCCGGATCGTGGAGGACGGCACGCCCGCCGACCTCATCGCGGGCACCGGCCGGTTCGCCCAGCTGCACGCCGCCTGGCGGGACTCGCTGGTCTAG